In a genomic window of Nostoc sp. UHCC 0870:
- the pdhA gene encoding pyruvate dehydrogenase (acetyl-transferring) E1 component subunit alpha encodes MVQERALPKFDTATAQISKEKGLLLYEDMILGRFFEDKCAEMYYRGKMFGFVHLYNGQEAVSTGVIQAMRPGEDFVSSTYRDHVHALSAGVPAKEVMAELFGKATGCSKGRGGSMHMFSAEHRLLGGYAFVAEGIPVAAGAAFQSKYRREVLGDRNADQVTACFFGDGAANNGQFFETLNMAALWKLPILFVVENNKWAIGMAHDRATSDPEIYKKASVFNMVGVEVDGMDVLAVHTVAQEAVARARAGEGPTLIEALTYRFRGHSLADPDELRSKTEKEFWFSRDPIKKLAAYLIEQNLADEAELKAIENKIQAVIDEAVKFAESSPEPDPSELYRFIFAEDE; translated from the coding sequence ATGGTTCAAGAACGCGCATTACCTAAATTTGATACTGCTACCGCCCAGATCAGCAAAGAAAAAGGCTTGCTTTTATACGAAGACATGATTTTAGGGCGTTTTTTTGAAGATAAATGCGCCGAAATGTATTACAGAGGCAAAATGTTTGGTTTTGTCCACCTGTATAACGGGCAAGAAGCAGTTTCCACCGGCGTAATTCAAGCCATGCGCCCAGGGGAAGATTTCGTTTCTAGCACTTACCGCGACCACGTTCATGCTTTGAGCGCGGGAGTACCAGCAAAAGAAGTCATGGCAGAACTATTTGGCAAAGCCACCGGTTGCAGTAAAGGGCGCGGTGGTTCGATGCATATGTTTTCTGCCGAACACCGCTTGTTAGGTGGCTATGCTTTCGTAGCTGAAGGCATTCCCGTAGCGGCTGGTGCAGCTTTTCAAAGTAAATACCGTCGTGAAGTTTTAGGCGATCGCAACGCCGATCAAGTAACAGCTTGCTTCTTCGGTGATGGTGCAGCTAACAACGGTCAGTTTTTTGAAACGCTGAATATGGCAGCCCTATGGAAATTGCCAATTCTTTTCGTAGTAGAAAATAATAAATGGGCAATTGGCATGGCGCACGATCGCGCCACCTCCGACCCAGAGATTTACAAAAAAGCCAGCGTGTTTAACATGGTGGGCGTAGAAGTAGATGGTATGGATGTACTAGCAGTACACACCGTAGCCCAAGAAGCCGTAGCCCGCGCCCGTGCAGGTGAAGGACCAACCTTAATCGAAGCCCTAACCTACCGCTTCCGTGGTCACTCCTTAGCAGATCCAGACGAACTGCGGAGCAAAACCGAAAAAGAATTCTGGTTTTCTCGCGATCCCATCAAAAAGCTAGCTGCTTACCTAATAGAGCAGAACTTAGCAGATGAGGCAGAATTGAAAGCGATCGAGAACAAAATTCAGGCAGTGATCGACGAAGCCGTAAAATTCGCCGAAAGCAGCCCTGAACCTGATCCCAGCGAATTGTACCGCTTTATTTTTGCAGAAGACGAATAA
- a CDS encoding aldose epimerase family protein, which translates to MFSIAIQQQQYKTYILSDETAGSHLEVVPERGGIITRWQVKGEEIFYLDTERFTNPELSVRGGNPILFPICGNLPDNTYTLNGKPYTLKQHGFARDLPWEVTDQLTTDKAALTLVLNSNEQTKAVYPFDFQVVFTYELQGNTLLIKQHYHNLSSTPLPFSAGFHPYFLAGDKNQLEFAIPSQEYQDQKTKEVHSFNGNFDFSRDEIDFAFGQITSQSASVTDHSRKLKLTLDSDDIFSLLVFWTLKGKEFYCLEPWSAPRNSLNTGEKLTVLEPGASYTASVKLTADFF; encoded by the coding sequence GTGTTTAGTATTGCCATTCAACAGCAACAGTACAAAACCTATATCCTTTCTGATGAAACTGCTGGTTCTCATCTGGAAGTAGTACCAGAACGCGGTGGAATCATTACCCGTTGGCAAGTTAAGGGAGAAGAAATTTTCTACCTAGACACAGAACGCTTTACCAATCCAGAGTTGAGCGTCAGAGGTGGAAACCCAATTTTGTTTCCCATTTGTGGCAACTTACCAGATAACACCTACACCCTCAACGGTAAGCCGTACACTCTCAAGCAACATGGCTTTGCTCGTGACCTACCCTGGGAAGTAACTGATCAACTCACGACAGATAAAGCAGCACTCACACTGGTTCTTAACAGCAACGAGCAAACCAAGGCGGTTTATCCCTTTGATTTCCAAGTGGTTTTCACTTACGAACTACAAGGAAATACGCTCTTAATTAAACAGCATTACCACAATCTTTCATCTACACCGTTGCCATTTTCGGCTGGTTTTCATCCTTACTTCCTCGCAGGGGATAAAAATCAGCTAGAGTTCGCTATTCCCTCTCAGGAGTATCAAGACCAAAAAACCAAAGAAGTTCATTCCTTTAACGGCAATTTTGACTTCAGCCGGGATGAAATTGATTTCGCCTTTGGGCAGATTACCAGTCAGTCTGCTAGTGTGACAGACCATAGCCGCAAGCTCAAACTTACCCTAGACTCCGACGATATTTTTTCTCTGCTCGTATTCTGGACGCTCAAGGGTAAAGAGTTCTATTGTCTAGAACCTTGGAGCGCACCCCGCAACTCACTAAATACAGGTGAAAAACTGACTGTACTTGAACCAGGAGCTAGTTACACAGCATCTGTGAAACTAACGGCAGATTTTTTCTAG
- a CDS encoding SRPBCC family protein, translated as MADWLEHSVQVEVEAPIDLVWGLWSDLEQMPKWMKWIDSVKILPDNPEISLWKLSTGGLEFTWKSRILKVVPNQIIQWESVDGLPNQGAIRFYDRHSSSIVKMTISYAIPGLLGKIMDNLFLGRAVESTIQADLERFKEYALNTKAS; from the coding sequence ATGGCTGACTGGCTAGAGCATAGCGTACAGGTAGAAGTAGAAGCTCCCATAGATTTAGTATGGGGTTTATGGTCTGACTTGGAGCAAATGCCCAAGTGGATGAAGTGGATTGATTCAGTGAAAATTCTGCCTGATAATCCAGAAATTTCACTATGGAAATTGAGTACAGGCGGATTGGAATTTACTTGGAAATCTCGCATCCTCAAAGTTGTCCCCAACCAAATCATTCAGTGGGAATCTGTGGATGGGTTGCCGAATCAGGGAGCAATCCGCTTTTACGATCGCCACAGTAGTAGCATTGTCAAAATGACTATTTCCTATGCTATTCCTGGTTTACTGGGCAAAATCATGGATAACCTATTTTTAGGGCGAGCCGTAGAATCAACAATCCAAGCCGATTTAGAGAGGTTTAAGGAATATGCTTTGAATACGAAAGCAAGTTGA
- the zds gene encoding 9,9'-di-cis-zeta-carotene desaturase — MRVAIVGAGLAGLATAVDLADAGCEVQIFESRPFVGGKVGSWIDGDGNHVEMGLHVFFGCYYQLFDLMKKVGALSNLRLKEHTHTFINKGGRTGALDFRFFTGAPFNGLKAFFTTSQLSLQDKLQNAIALGTSPIVRGLVDFEGAMKTIRNLDKVSFADWFRSHGGSEGSIKRMWNPIAYALGFIDCENMSARCMLTIFQFFAVRTEASILRMLEGSPDEYLHKPILKYLADRGTKVYTRRQVREIQFAEVEGQTHVTGIVVAQGDTTELITADAYVCACDVPGIQRVLPQEWRKWSEFDNIYKLDAVPVATVQLRFDGWVTELQDGEKRKQLDQAAGIDNLLYTADADFSCFADLALTSPSDYYRQGQGSLLQLVLTPGDPFIKESNEAIAQHVLKQVHELFPSSRELNMTWYSVVKLAQSLYREAPGMDVYRPHQKTPVPNFFLAGSYTQQDYIDSMEGATLSGRQAARVILENIKQ; from the coding sequence ATGCGCGTTGCAATTGTAGGTGCGGGATTGGCTGGACTAGCAACCGCAGTAGATTTAGCTGATGCAGGCTGTGAAGTCCAGATTTTCGAGTCCCGTCCGTTTGTTGGGGGTAAAGTTGGCAGTTGGATTGATGGTGATGGCAACCACGTTGAAATGGGGTTGCACGTATTTTTCGGGTGCTACTACCAACTGTTCGATCTCATGAAAAAAGTAGGGGCGTTATCAAATTTACGCCTCAAAGAACACACTCACACTTTCATCAACAAGGGGGGACGCACTGGTGCTTTGGATTTTCGCTTCTTCACAGGTGCGCCTTTTAATGGGTTGAAAGCATTTTTTACAACTTCTCAACTCTCATTACAGGATAAGTTACAAAATGCGATCGCTCTGGGTACTAGCCCTATCGTGCGGGGATTAGTAGACTTTGAAGGAGCGATGAAAACCATCCGCAACTTAGATAAAGTCAGTTTTGCTGATTGGTTTCGTAGTCATGGAGGTAGCGAAGGTAGTATCAAAAGGATGTGGAATCCCATTGCTTATGCTTTGGGATTTATCGACTGCGAAAATATGTCAGCCCGTTGTATGTTAACCATATTCCAATTTTTCGCAGTCCGCACCGAAGCTTCCATACTGCGAATGTTGGAAGGTTCTCCTGATGAATACCTCCACAAACCCATCCTGAAATATTTAGCAGATAGAGGTACAAAGGTTTACACTCGCCGCCAAGTCCGGGAAATTCAGTTTGCTGAAGTAGAGGGACAAACCCATGTCACTGGTATAGTAGTTGCCCAAGGTGACACAACAGAATTGATTACGGCTGATGCCTATGTCTGTGCTTGTGATGTGCCAGGAATTCAGCGCGTCTTACCCCAAGAATGGCGCAAGTGGTCAGAATTTGACAATATTTATAAATTAGATGCCGTACCAGTTGCCACTGTACAGTTGAGATTTGATGGTTGGGTGACAGAACTGCAAGATGGGGAGAAGCGTAAACAACTAGATCAGGCAGCCGGTATAGATAATTTACTCTATACGGCTGACGCTGATTTTTCTTGTTTTGCGGATTTAGCTTTGACTAGCCCTAGTGATTATTATCGCCAAGGGCAGGGGTCATTGTTACAGCTAGTGCTGACACCGGGAGATCCGTTTATTAAAGAAAGTAACGAAGCGATCGCGCAGCACGTCCTTAAGCAAGTTCATGAATTGTTTCCCTCATCACGGGAATTAAATATGACTTGGTACAGCGTGGTGAAATTGGCTCAATCCCTATACCGCGAAGCACCAGGAATGGATGTTTATCGCCCTCATCAAAAAACTCCTGTGCCTAACTTCTTCTTAGCGGGTAGCTATACTCAGCAAGACTACATCGATAGTATGGAAGGAGCAACACTTTCTGGACGACAGGCGGCAAGAGTCATCCTAGAAAATATTAAACAATAG
- a CDS encoding CopG family transcriptional regulator, whose protein sequence is MIMTNKKWAVKRITVNLATQEAEKLEKYCQQTGRPATDVIRELIRSLPVSDDSKEVSR, encoded by the coding sequence ATGATAATGACTAATAAAAAATGGGCCGTTAAACGTATAACTGTGAATTTAGCTACACAGGAAGCAGAGAAACTAGAAAAATACTGTCAACAGACAGGTAGACCTGCAACTGATGTAATTCGGGAACTGATTAGAAGTTTACCTGTATCAGATGACAGCAAAGAAGTGAGTAGATAG
- a CDS encoding DUF6930 domain-containing protein, with translation MTSFNRSTSRRLKKLTQIPSVWEGDRRPLSSPTQHSHSEDKGECILWVDGSQGMVRGMDVISPDTGPEAIVRTLMRAMENPHSPAKPARPQRIIVKDREIQFYLRGVLQDLDIAIDYAPELPLIDELFRGFAEIIDNQIPDLPPQYAQALHNKAFAMWQAAPWEYLEEQQILSIEINKWDVGTLYASIMGMLGMEYGILFYRSEDSLKRFRAAVLQDDDSQGHLEEAFLKQDCLFLTFDTEDDEDEDDDDDDDDEFEDLADLALSEITPTFGTIHPLEGLRSVLYEEEAIAIFLALESLSRFIRDHRHQLFADDFPSVSHRYRISLPEAKEDTKSVSVTVATMPELAAELEEMAESSMSEEEIDELDSNAFRSLRDDLIPEDSFLSLGVISWEMLESLRKGVTHHQAGEIQPVGDGLPVILIQTSRPKAKTVIESMEAAGGLNAICFNPGADPFDGDRYDLGLLQTQNGELFLFGEFLDEDPIHVEARKKWNQRCKQTKGYCGLIIAKGLTGASRGNPQLRDMMALFEARSLSPKDLGIGTLQLMPQFQLE, from the coding sequence ATGACAAGTTTTAATCGCTCTACCAGTCGTCGGCTGAAGAAATTAACGCAAATTCCTTCTGTATGGGAGGGCGATCGCCGTCCGTTGTCATCACCGACCCAGCATTCCCACTCAGAAGACAAGGGCGAATGTATTCTTTGGGTGGATGGTTCACAAGGTATGGTTCGGGGAATGGATGTGATATCTCCAGATACTGGGCCGGAAGCGATCGTTCGCACCTTAATGCGAGCGATGGAAAATCCCCACAGTCCCGCGAAACCCGCTAGACCTCAAAGAATTATCGTTAAAGACCGGGAAATTCAGTTTTATCTGCGTGGCGTACTCCAAGATTTAGATATTGCCATTGACTATGCACCAGAATTACCTTTAATTGATGAATTATTTCGCGGATTTGCCGAAATTATCGACAATCAAATCCCCGATTTACCTCCACAGTATGCCCAAGCATTACACAATAAAGCATTTGCAATGTGGCAAGCTGCTCCTTGGGAATATTTGGAAGAGCAGCAAATCTTGTCTATAGAGATTAATAAATGGGATGTTGGCACACTCTACGCCTCAATCATGGGAATGTTGGGGATGGAATATGGCATTTTGTTTTACCGTTCAGAAGATTCCCTCAAGCGATTTCGTGCCGCAGTTTTACAAGATGATGATTCTCAAGGGCATTTAGAAGAGGCTTTTCTCAAACAAGATTGTCTGTTTCTGACTTTTGATACTGAGGATGATGAGGATGAGGATGATGATGATGATGATGATGATGAATTTGAGGATTTAGCTGATTTAGCCTTATCAGAAATTACCCCAACCTTTGGTACTATCCACCCCCTGGAAGGGCTAAGGTCGGTTTTGTATGAAGAAGAAGCCATAGCTATCTTCTTAGCTTTAGAGAGCCTTTCCCGCTTTATTCGTGACCACCGTCATCAACTGTTTGCAGACGACTTCCCCAGTGTGAGTCATCGCTATCGCATTTCTCTACCTGAAGCTAAGGAAGATACTAAATCAGTATCTGTCACTGTTGCGACTATGCCGGAACTCGCCGCCGAATTAGAAGAAATGGCAGAATCCAGTATGTCAGAAGAAGAAATAGATGAGCTTGACTCAAATGCGTTTCGTTCACTGCGAGATGACTTAATCCCAGAAGACTCTTTTCTCAGCTTGGGAGTCATCTCTTGGGAGATGCTGGAGTCTCTGCGAAAGGGAGTTACTCATCACCAAGCTGGTGAAATTCAACCAGTAGGTGATGGATTACCCGTAATTTTGATTCAAACTTCTCGCCCCAAAGCTAAAACTGTTATTGAAAGCATGGAAGCAGCTGGTGGTCTCAACGCTATTTGTTTTAACCCCGGTGCTGATCCTTTTGATGGCGATCGCTATGACTTAGGTTTATTACAAACTCAAAATGGTGAATTGTTTCTTTTCGGGGAATTTTTAGATGAAGACCCCATCCATGTAGAAGCTCGCAAAAAATGGAATCAACGCTGTAAGCAGACCAAAGGTTATTGTGGGTTAATCATTGCCAAAGGCTTAACAGGTGCATCCCGTGGTAATCCGCAATTGCGAGATATGATGGCTCTATTTGAAGCGCGATCGCTCTCACCCAAAGATTTAGGTATCGGTACTCTCCAATTAATGCCCCAATTTCAATTGGAATAG
- a CDS encoding HesB/IscA family protein, producing MTQVTQSKQSGIQLSQTALRQVKSLQEKQGQDLCLRVGVRQGGCSGMSYLMDFEQESQITPQDEVFDYDGFKIVCDKKSLLYLYGLMLDYSDAMIGGGFQFTNPNANQTCGCGKSFGV from the coding sequence ATGACACAAGTTACTCAATCTAAACAAAGCGGCATACAGTTGAGTCAAACAGCTCTGCGCCAAGTAAAATCCCTCCAGGAGAAGCAAGGCCAAGACTTATGCTTACGAGTAGGAGTCCGTCAAGGTGGCTGCTCTGGAATGTCTTATTTGATGGACTTTGAACAAGAAAGCCAGATCACTCCCCAGGACGAAGTATTTGACTACGATGGCTTTAAGATAGTTTGCGACAAGAAGAGCTTATTATATCTTTACGGTTTAATGCTCGATTACAGCGATGCCATGATTGGTGGTGGTTTCCAATTCACTAACCCCAATGCCAATCAAACCTGTGGTTGTGGCAAATCATTTGGTGTTTAG
- a CDS encoding tetratricopeptide repeat protein encodes MTQTVESLFDTGLSRYKAGEPATDLIPVFKEVCDRSPKTGAAWICLAWLYLLEDKYTLALKAAQKAVKLNPQDPQARVNLAVAMLETNQKGIRQHIDVANQLILVNPEWREEIQNSIEDGFSRKPDWQSLAKVKAWVLGE; translated from the coding sequence ATGACTCAAACAGTAGAATCCCTGTTTGATACAGGTTTGTCTCGTTATAAAGCCGGAGAACCCGCCACTGATTTAATCCCTGTGTTTAAAGAAGTGTGCGATCGCTCTCCGAAAACAGGTGCAGCATGGATTTGTTTAGCTTGGTTATATCTTCTAGAAGATAAATACACCTTGGCCTTGAAGGCTGCCCAAAAAGCTGTAAAGTTAAACCCTCAAGATCCCCAAGCGAGAGTTAATCTCGCTGTAGCTATGCTGGAAACTAATCAAAAAGGTATCAGACAACACATTGATGTTGCCAACCAATTAATTTTGGTGAATCCAGAATGGCGGGAGGAAATTCAAAATAGTATTGAAGATGGTTTTAGCAGAAAACCTGATTGGCAAAGTTTGGCAAAAGTCAAAGCCTGGGTTTTAGGTGAGTAG
- a CDS encoding RNA-guided endonuclease InsQ/TnpB family protein yields the protein MYRTIPIRAKFTDEEKTFWVHQCQHSSSLINCAIYHTRQSHYARLESMDNAFTTYWCGDELRSGWKTYYCQTTYPELDKALKDNPHYKGLAAQAAQQTLKLVGESITSYNGLVKAYYNSAVDKPSLPKYRKKGGLAAVTFPRQALTFKDGYFQPSISKETKPELITDIKLPLPDFIDSDWVKEVKVRPYYGEFWIDWVIDDGKQPIKNNPHLDYSQAWGFDHGGTNWLTGVATLGKSLIIDGRKLKSMNQGYCRLVAKYKQGKSDFYWDAKLDRIQRRRNNQMRDTINKAARFIVNRCLNDRIGNIVIGWNEGQKVNASLGKANNQNFVPIPTGRLIQRLKELASEYGIIVTVTEEAYTSKASYLDDDNLYKHGEKPAGWKPSGKRVKRGLYQSAKGLLTSADAQAAANILRKVATQLGLSLAEVGRASLTVPQRYDLFKRLNKSYRKRCVACLKTQVATSV from the coding sequence TTGTACAGAACAATTCCAATCAGAGCTAAATTCACGGATGAAGAAAAAACTTTTTGGGTTCACCAATGCCAACACTCAAGCAGCTTAATAAATTGTGCGATTTACCATACTCGCCAAAGTCATTACGCAAGATTAGAAAGCATGGATAATGCTTTTACAACTTACTGGTGCGGTGACGAATTGCGTAGTGGATGGAAAACTTATTATTGTCAAACAACTTATCCTGAATTAGATAAAGCTCTTAAGGACAATCCACATTACAAAGGTTTAGCAGCACAAGCAGCACAACAAACTTTGAAATTAGTTGGCGAATCAATAACTAGCTACAACGGATTAGTTAAGGCTTACTACAACAGCGCAGTTGATAAACCTTCGTTGCCTAAGTATCGCAAGAAAGGAGGTTTGGCAGCAGTAACATTTCCTCGTCAAGCACTGACTTTTAAAGATGGTTATTTCCAGCCATCAATTAGTAAAGAAACTAAACCAGAATTAATCACAGATATCAAACTACCTTTGCCTGATTTTATTGATTCTGATTGGGTAAAGGAAGTAAAAGTTCGTCCTTATTATGGCGAGTTCTGGATTGACTGGGTGATTGATGATGGTAAGCAACCGATTAAAAACAACCCACATCTCGATTACTCCCAGGCATGGGGATTTGACCACGGGGGGACAAATTGGCTGACTGGAGTTGCTACACTGGGTAAAAGCTTGATTATTGATGGCAGAAAACTCAAGTCAATGAATCAAGGTTATTGTCGTTTAGTCGCCAAATACAAGCAAGGTAAATCTGATTTTTATTGGGATGCTAAACTTGACCGCATTCAGCGTAGGCGCAATAACCAAATGCGAGATACAATCAACAAGGCAGCTAGATTTATTGTTAACCGATGCCTAAATGACCGAATCGGAAATATAGTTATTGGCTGGAATGAAGGGCAAAAAGTTAACGCTAGTTTAGGTAAAGCAAATAATCAAAACTTTGTCCCAATTCCAACAGGTAGACTAATTCAAAGATTAAAAGAATTGGCTAGTGAATATGGAATTATTGTTACCGTAACAGAAGAAGCTTACACTTCAAAAGCGTCTTACCTAGATGACGATAACCTCTACAAGCATGGTGAAAAACCCGCAGGATGGAAACCGTCAGGTAAAAGAGTAAAACGTGGATTATATCAATCAGCTAAAGGATTATTAACCTCCGCAGATGCACAAGCAGCAGCAAATATTTTAAGAAAAGTAGCCACACAGCTAGGTTTATCTTTAGCCGAGGTGGGTAGGGCATCTTTGACTGTGCCACAACGATATGACTTGTTTAAGAGATTAAATAAATCATATCGTAAACGTTGCGTAGCGTGTCTGAAGACGCAAGTAGCAACATCAGTTTAG